In Gossypium hirsutum isolate 1008001.06 chromosome A10, Gossypium_hirsutum_v2.1, whole genome shotgun sequence, the DNA window CTCATCTTAGCATATATAGCATAATACTCATCAAAACCTTAAAAAGaatctcttatatatatatatatgagccaAATGTCTCTTGAATACAACAAAATATGTTCAAAGAATATGATCAACATAAAACTTTTTAAGATACGGTTTGAACACTTGTGAGTTCGACAAGACAATTATTGCTATCTCGAATTATGCCTGCCATCAACATTTCTTGAATCATTCTTTCCAACTTAATATTTTTGGATGGTATGATAAATAATATGACCAATTTTGATAGCTTGAGTttcattgatgaaattttatgaccaTGAGTTCTATGTGGAGGAAGCTCTCTCggtccaaaaaaagaaaaagaaaactagtGTTGAAAATCTTACAAAAGTTGCCGCAAGGTTTTATGCTCAtactttttgacattttatgCAGTAATACTTGATATTGCAAATATTCGAAAAGGGttttatatttttaccaaaatctTGAAATTGGAGAACATCTCAATTCTGTCGtttaaatgttttaatacaaTGTGAATACCCATTGTTTTGTCTTCCATGATCGTGACGGCGGCCATCCGTTTTTGATTTAGACATGCATTCCCTTTCACCacaaattaattttattccaAGTTTGAATTTtgcatttatattaattatattttcattcggtttttaagatttaaattcaCGTTCTCCCTATTTGAGAatatattataattgattaatatcaaagattttaaaattaaacttttttttaattagaaattaaaaatcctaattcatgaattttgttttaaaaataatgggATCGCATTAACTGAAAATGCTTAAAGAATGGAGAAGAACCGAATTTGGTGGCGATGGCTATCGATTTGATTAAGTGATTCATTTATTCCTTTCAGATTTCTTTAATGCGGATAGTATAAATTAATCCGAAAGCACAAATTGTCATAGATTAAGACCAATAAAAAGGTAGATGAAATTTCAATATTTcgtattaaatatgaatattcatttgtagagtaacaaataaaatattattattagttttatagcCATCGctattaaaaactaaattattcTTAGAATAAACCCAcatagaaattcaaaaaatataaatattatgatttgtattatttcattttatagattaatttaataaaacttcccattctattttaaaaagaataatattCGATATATTTATAAGTTTCATGTCAATAAAAACACAATGTATCATTTTAAGTAAaataagattatatatatatgacttagcaaaaaaagttatgaaaaatttataaatcttctattatttttatttaaataataattaagtatTGTGTTATTATTCATCAATACATCAATTATTcatccattttttaaaaaaattaaaaaaaaaaatcttctttGGATAGGGGAGAATATTTACCGACATTGCAGAAAGGGCGTGTAAAAGTAGAGTGATTTAAGTGATTCTCCTCGGTTAGGATCAGTAGAATCCGATTCTACAAAACTGTAGACAATCACCAACTATAAAACAATACAAACACAACACTTTCCTGTCCATCCATCGTTAAGACGATAATAACTATAAACATCCTACGTTCTTACACAGTTTTGTTGATTTCTCCAATGGCAAACCACAAAACGCAACAGCCAACTATCGACCACAACAAATCAGCAGGTCATCTTCAATgtcacttttattattattattcttggGGTTTCCAGTGTATCTTcgttcattttaatattaatatgataCAAAATTTGTGGGGTTTATTTCTATTAAACATGTTTGTCCTCTTCCAGCATGTTGTCAGCCGGTGACAAGAAACAAAGGAAACGGCAGGAACAGAAGCTTCCTTGAAGGATGGTAAGTCTTCAATTCTTTTCTCTCTATACCTTGGATAAACAAATATGTATTTCCatctaatttatatatttttatctaatttatatattttgtctttgaatttatTTGCAGTCTCTTTGCTTTGTGTTGCTGCTGGCTTTGGGATGCCTGCTTCGATCTGTAGAATAAGGAGCAGTCAAATGGCAATGTGgaattacatataaattattaatattaatgtgTGTGTGTTTACAATTACTTctttttttatactttattacTAAAGAAATAGTAATCTAGTTCTGTAATGAACATTTAAGCTACAATGTTGTATTTTGTTCTTTGTATTGCGAGAAATATTTACATTAGttaaataaagaatttttataataaaattccattttttttaaaaaaaaaagtgtctcaataaaaaattatttttataattgattCCGGTTAGAAACCCAAGCTTGAATAGCAGAGGGAGGAAATGAGTGTACAAAATTCTCATTCATCAAAAAACATTTCACAAATAAAGACATCATGAAGCCAGTAAACAACTGATGAACTctaaaaataattagaaacaTTAGACACATCAAATTTAACCAATGAATAAACCACTTAATTCGATGATGTCCCAAATGGAATCAACACGTACATTGCCTGTAAGTAAAATGATAAGAGATAAATTGTAAGTTTTCACTTCAAGAGCCAAAATACCCATTTGATGACACCATCTAAACATGAGGGCCATTTCTTCAGCCTTCATGGATAAAGGTTTAGCCAACCCCGGCATATTAAGGCTAGTTATAGAAACTACGTTCTTGCAACCTTCTCGAACCATAGTGTCCAATTGGTAATTTTTAGAGCCTAAGGTAAATCTCACATCCATATTCACTTTGAAGGAGTCTTGGGCAAAAAAAAGTCCTACATTCTCAGAACAGTTCCTTATGCTCAAAACATGGCATCTCAAACCTACAAGCCCAATCAAACACATCTTGCAAAGTCAATTGTTTGATATTGAAATTATATGGCTTGCACTTAGTTCCAAGTTATTGTTATATTAGTTGTTTAAACAAGAGTTGAGATAGAAAGTTGGGACAAGGAAATTTTGCGAATAGAGTAAAGCAAGGAGAACATTTGTCAATATAGTTTGGATTCATTGATGTTATCTTTACGGAACTTCGTTTAAAGAATAATTTTATTCAGTAATTCACTCAAAAAAATTATTAGCTTAAATATAATCTATTTTCACAACAAAAATAATTACAACCATGATAATTTCAATCTCAAAATCGAATCCAAATTATTATAATTACTCTCTCAAAAATCTCATAATACAATCAATATAGCTCCCCAAAAAATGCCAAGGGTGAAAAAAATACTAACTCGAATCATGAAACAAAGTCAAAAGTTTTCAACAGTTATCAAAGCAAAATTTATTCCAAAAATGCCAAcaaaaaagaattgaaagtacttCCCTATCGGCATAACTCACTAAAAGAAGAAACAAATCAGGGGCTAAATGAATTCCAAAGTTGTTGAGCTCGCCGGAGGATTCAAACTTAGTTCATACTTTAATCATTTGTTACTATTATAATGTCAGAactataatatttgaaatattaaataaaaaattaaatcacatgCAACTTAAAAGGATTCAGACTTTGCTATCCCTTACAGACTcataaataaacaaaagaaaacctTACAAAAATTTGTTGGTTGGTCCATTTACAAAACTGTAACGATACATTGAGGAATGGTAGTCTCAAAAGTAACTAGACTGAAATTGTAAGAGTTCAAGCTGAGCCAACAATTTTGCAGTCGTTGATTTTAGCCTGGGATCACCCTTTTGAGCTAAATCAATTAGCACCACTTGCGCTGATTCCCCATACTTCACTCTAAGTTCCTCTACTCCGAATACCCTTTCCAATATCCAAAGCGCTTTTTCCTGAGCCTTCACACTTGCGGTTTCCATGATTTTGATAATCGCTTCCACGCCTGCGTTTTTAGCAATGTAATCGCTTCCGTTTTCCCAGATTTCGTCTTGCAATAGCGTCGCCAATGCATTCAGAACCGCTTCATCAGCTTCCCTTTCCTTGCCTTCCAGGATTTGTATCAATGGCGGGATTGCACCCGCTTTCACCAAACAAAACGTGTTGTTAACAATGCAGTACCCATCGTGGACGTCGCAGAACGCTGTTGCCGATGGAGGGACGCAGAACCAacttttctttttcgatttccgAAGTGATACCGAGTTCTGTGATAGCTGCGCGAGTGCGGCCGCGGCTCGGCATTTTGCTACTAACGATCCGCAAGATAGCAGTTTGACGAGCAATGGGATCGCCTCGTTTTGTGCTGCGAGAAGCTGTAGTTTTTTATCTGAAGGAACCGTGAATCGAATAAGTACGCCCGCAACACCTTCTGCTAACGAATTCGATATCATTGAAGGGCTTGAATTCATCATGGATATCAAAATTGGTAGCAGATTCGATTTCTTAAGAACTTCAGTCGCTTTCTTATTGCTGATTGGTATGTTGCTCAGTATGCCAACTGCAGCAGCCTTATCAGTCTCCAATGGTGATGATAAGATAATGTTAACAATGGTGTTCAAATGGCTTTCTCCGAGCTGTTCGGTCAATTCTTCCGGTAAATGTTGCGAGAGAGTGTAGAGCAAATTCAACGCGCCGGTCCTGATTTTCATGTTGCTTTCTGTTAGAAATGGTAGAAGAAGATGAATCACACCGTTTTCCTTCATTTTACTTCTAACTTCCGATGCATTACGATGGCCTGCAATGCTATTCAGTGCTTGCAGAAGGTGACATTGAATTATAGGACTTGAGAGGTTTAAAAGGGACAGCATTTGCTGTGCTACATCTTGATTAACAAGAATTGATTCTGACTGTGCGATTCGTGCAAGAATTGCCGAAGCTGGCTCCCGGAGAGTCATGAGCACGGATGTTACAGAGAAAAGGAGCTGAAGCAGAGATACCACTATACCGGAATTGATCAACCGTTGTACATTTTCCGACAAATTTGACAAATTTTGCAATGCATTCAGTGCAGATAACTTCGCTTCAAGCTTTCCGGCATTGAACATCTTTACGAGAGGCTCGACCGCTCCATCTTCTCCAAGGGAAGCTCTACTTTGATCTGTTACCTCCATTCTCGACAACGCAGTTGCCATGAGGATCTTACTCATGTCGGAGCCTAGCAAGACATTAGAATTTACTATACATTCTAATATCAACAATCAAATGCAGCAAATAAAGGGCATTTTTGTGTTACCTTCCTTCAAGTAGTGCACTAACGGTTTGAAATAACCGGCTTCGGCCATATGAAGCGCATTCTGCGTATTGCTCGACAACGCATTTAACAACTTCCCTGCATTGCTCGAAGCAATTGGATCGTCGCCATTAAGCATTGTAACTAACATAACAATGCAACCCTGAATTCGACCAAGCCGTCTCCAAACTGCTTGAAGGTCTGATAGATCAAGCAACAGCCCTACAGCTTCCCTCCTCTCTTCCGTATCTCGTGTCAACGATTTCACCAATGCCGATAACGATGCTGCATCTGCCATCTTCTCCTGTTAACTAGCATACCGGTGTAAGACAGACTAACAAGAAAATATTCAACTGAAAATATCAaggcaaaataaaaaaattagttcacCTTGTTTTCGGAATTTTCGGAAGCAAGTTTTTGCAATATCCGAAGAATGATCAACCGGTTGTTCGGCTTACATGAACTCAACCTATTCACTAGAATGAGAACAATGCCTCCTTCATTTATCCATTCATTCGTAATCAATCCCTGCCTAATCGACTCGTTAAACCACAAAAGCGCGAAATTGAACTCTTCATCATTGCCATACTTGAGTTGCAAGATGACATCGTCGATAGTAAGATTTGATCTTTCCTCTATGATTTCAGTTCTTTCCTCCTCAATTTCTGTCTCTGATGCATTGGCAGTGATAAACTCATATCCATGGCTTGGACTAGGAGGCCGACTCGGGCTCGGACTCGGTCCCAGACTTGGACTAGAACTCGGAGTTAAGCTTCCATTGAACCTGACATTCATGAATTCCTTATGCAATGCACtgatcttttctttcatttccagATGAAGATCAATGCTAGCAAACAACACAAGGCCTAAGGATCTCCCAAGATCCTGTGTCACATTTTCAATCCATGTATTAGGTTGCTTTGAATCAGGGCTTTTGATCAAAGTCTTCACACGCTGAAGCTCTTTCTCGATCGATTCAATCGCTTTTCGGATCGTTCTCGTGTCCATAACATCTTTTTTATCCTTTATATCACTCAAAATTAAACCAAGTTTATTGAGAAGACATGAGAATTCAATGAATAATCCCTTCTCTGAGTCTTTAGCAATTGAGGACACCTCTTCTACTGAGGCTACTAGCTCGGATATAAGTTCAGGGAAGGCTCTGGAATcagtttttttcattttcaaggactgggtatttaaaaaaaaaaaccaaagataTCAATGAATTtccagagaaaaagaaaaggttttccAGGAAAAACAGAGGATTTTCCGAGAAAGAAAACAGAGGATTTTCCAGGGTCTAAAAAGAGGTCAAACAAGGGCAGGGTTTTGTAAACTCAGAATCAAAAAGAAACTTTACAAACTTCAAATATCTTATATcactaaaaaattaacaaattagcacataaaataGTTCAATGAATGAAAAAAGAACAAAgggaagaaaaaaaggaaaacagaGGATTTTCCCAGAGTTCTAAACAGAGGTCAAACAGGAACAGGGGCTGCAAATTCAGGAATAACAGGAAATTTTACATGCTTCAAAGATCATATACATGGAAATTTACAAACTAATTTAGATTTATATACACACAAAAAAGTGTAAATAATTAAGGGTGAAGAAAAGAGAAGGAACTTAACCTGAAGATTGGAAGACAAAAAGAGTGAGGAAAAAGACtaagaaattgaatcttaattccAGTGTTAGAAATAGAggaaattaaaagatgaaaatgttGGGGATGGaagtttgtaatttggagttatGTGGAGAAGAGTATCTTCCTTGGCAATGTCAATGTCAGCTGGCTATTGACCTTTTTATCTGCCTTATTTATTACTAAATCTTAtgcttcaattttatttttagaagaccaagtcaaaataaataatttatttataattaatttcatatgtatttttgtttttgttcttttccttctttttatcggcttttattttattaaatgagtcaataggaaaatcattataaatcttTCTTTAAAAACATGattataaataagttaaaatatgttctcaaaaatttaattattctattttttaaaattcatcccgtcattattattattttttaggtaaaattaaattcatttaaattgattaaatgtgtaaAGCGAAGCAAAGTGAAAACAAGAATTATATAACAAATTCAAGTCAGTAGGCTTACTTCGTTgttacctaattaaataaatttattaacgtTAACAATACCAATGATAAAGGGAAGATAACAAATACAATCAAAGTAGTTGGCTTTCAATAAAACCGCTTTAGCCAAAGCATGAGTTGCTTTATTAGTATCCCTACGTATCCAATGGACAAATAAAGATTGAAATCTAGAAATAATATGTCGACAATTCAATAATAATTTCTTAAAGTAAAAAAATCG includes these proteins:
- the LOC107896441 gene encoding U-box domain-containing protein 44, whose product is MKKTDSRAFPELISELVASVEEVSSIAKDSEKGLFIEFSCLLNKLGLILSDIKDKKDVMDTRTIRKAIESIEKELQRVKTLIKSPDSKQPNTWIENVTQDLGRSLGLVLFASIDLHLEMKEKISALHKEFMNVRFNGSLTPSSSPSLGPSPSPSRPPSPSHGYEFITANASETEIEEERTEIIEERSNLTIDDVILQLKYGNDEEFNFALLWFNESIRQGLITNEWINEGGIVLILVNRLSSCKPNNRLIILRILQKLASENSENKEKMADAASLSALVKSLTRDTEERREAVGLLLDLSDLQAVWRRLGRIQGCIVMLVTMLNGDDPIASSNAGKLLNALSSNTQNALHMAEAGYFKPLVHYLKEGSDMSKILMATALSRMEVTDQSRASLGEDGAVEPLVKMFNAGKLEAKLSALNALQNLSNLSENVQRLINSGIVVSLLQLLFSVTSVLMTLREPASAILARIAQSESILVNQDVAQQMLSLLNLSSPIIQCHLLQALNSIAGHRNASEVRSKMKENGVIHLLLPFLTESNMKIRTGALNLLYTLSQHLPEELTEQLGESHLNTIVNIILSSPLETDKAAAVGILSNIPISNKKATEVLKKSNLLPILISMMNSSPSMISNSLAEGVAGVLIRFTVPSDKKLQLLAAQNEAIPLLVKLLSCGSLVAKCRAAAALAQLSQNSVSLRKSKKKSWFCVPPSATAFCDVHDGYCIVNNTFCLVKAGAIPPLIQILEGKEREADEAVLNALATLLQDEIWENGSDYIAKNAGVEAIIKIMETASVKAQEKALWILERVFGVEELRVKYGESAQVVLIDLAQKGDPRLKSTTAKLLAQLELLQFQSSYF